ACCCGCCTGTCCCGCCCGGTGCCGCGCACCGCCGACGTCCCGGTGCAGGTGCTGGCCCCGACTGGCGACGCCTACGTCACCACGCCGCTGCAGACCGAGATCGCGCGCTGGGTGCCGGACCTGCGGGTCCGCCCGATCGTCGGGACGCACTGGGTGACCCGCGCGAAGCCGAAGGTGGTCGCGGGTGCCGCCGCCGAGCTGATCGAGTACGTCGAAACCGGCGTCGAGAGCCGGGCCCTGAAGAAGTCGCGGGTGGGCACCGGCCGGTTCGAGCACAAGCTGGTCGTCGTCACCGGCGCCGGCAGCGGGATCGGCCGGGCCACCGCGCTCGCCTTCGCCGCCGAAGGGGCCGACGTCGTCATCACCGACATCGATCCGGCGGCCGCCGCGGAAACCCTGAAGCTGCTGGAAGAACACGGGATCGCGGAGTACACAGTGGACTCCAGCGACGGTGCCGCCGTGCACCGCTTCGCCGAAGACGTCCGGAAGAACCACGGCGTCCCGGACATCGTGGTCAACAACGCCGGCATCGGGATGTCCGGCCCGTTCCTCGACACGTCCGTCGAAGACTGGGAACGCGTCATCGACGTCAACCTCTGGGGCGTGATCCACGGCTGCCGCGCCTTCGCGCCGATGCTCGCCGAACGCGCCGAAGGCGGCCAGATCGTCAACCTCGCTTCGGCGGCCGCCTACCTGCCGTCGAAGATCCTCACCGCCTACGCCACGACGAAGTCCGCCGTGCTGACGTTGAGCGTCTGCCTGCGCGCCGAGCTGGCCGAGCACCACATCGGCGTCACGGCTGTGTGTCCGGGCATCGTGAAGACCAACATCACCAACACAACGCGGTTCGTCGGAGTGTCCGAAGAGGAGCAGCGACGGCGTCAGAAGGAAAGCTCGAAGCTGTACGCCCGGCGGGGTTTCGGCCCGGAAGGCGTCGCGAAGGACATCCTGCGAGCGGTCGAAAAGGACATCGCGATCGCCCCGTCCACCCCGGAGGCCAAGGCCGCGCTGGTTCTTTCGCGGCTGACGCCCGGGCTGCTGCGGCAGGCGGCCAAGCTGGACCTGACGCCGTGAGCCGGCCGCGGCGGATGTCGCCGCAGGCCCGCCGCGACGACCTGATCCGCGCGGCGCTCGACCTGTTCGGGTCGCGGGCGCCGGAGCTGGTCACCGTGGACGACATCGTCGCGCGCGCCGAGGTGTCGCGGCCGCTGTTCTACCGGTACTTCTCCAGCCTGCGCGAGCTGCAGGTGGAGGCGCTGCGCACGGTCACCGACGGGCTCATCGACGGCCTGGCCGGCCTCGAGGAGGGCCCGCCGGAGACCCGGCTGTGCGCGGCCGTCCGCGGCCTGATCGACGTCGCCGACCACTACCGCGCGGGCTACATCGCGTTGCTGCGCAGCGGTTCGGTGATCGCGACGTCGGAGACGGACGCGGCGATCGACGAGGTCCGCAACCGCGCGGTGGCGCTGATCCTGGACGCGCTCGGCGTCGAGGACCCGTCGCCGCTGCTGTCGCTGACCCTGCGCTGCTGGACGGCGGTCGTCGAGGGCGCCCTGCTCAGCTGGCTGCAAGAGCGCAGCGTCGCCCGCGAGTCCCTGGACACCTGGCTGGTCGACCAGCTCACCGCCATGCTCGGCGCGACCGCGGCCCACGAGGTCGCCCCAAAGCCGTGAATGGCACATCAAGGGACTCTAAGTCCCTCGATGTGCCATTCACGGACTTCAGCGGTCAGTGCTTGGTGACCAGTTCCCAGCCCTCGACGTCTTCCGGCGTGCGGGGCGCCGGGCCGACGTACTTGGCCGACGGCCGCACCAGGCGTCCGGTGCGCTTCTGCTCCAGGATGTGCGCGGCCCAGCCGGCGGTGCGCGCCGAGCTGAACATCGCGGGCATCATGTGCGGCGGGACCTGGGCGAAGTCCAGGATGACCGCGGCCCAGAACTCGACGTTCGTCTCGATCGGGTGGTCCGGACGCCGCTCGCGCAGCTCCGCCAGCGCCGCCTGCTCCAGCGCGGCGGCCGCCTCGTAGCGGGCCGCGCCGAGCTCCTGGCAGGTGCGGCGCAGCACGCGCGCCCGCGGGTCCTCGGCCCGGTAGACGCGGTGGCCGAAGCCCATCAGGCGTTCCTTGCGGTCGAGGATGCCCTTGACCAGGCCGACCGGGTCGCCGGTGCGCTCGACCTCTTCGATCATCGGCAGCACGCGCGCCGGGGCGCCGCCGTGCAGCGGGCCCGACATCGCGCCGATGGCGCCGGACATGGCCGCCGCGACGTCGGCGCCGGTGGACGCGATGACGCGGGCGGTGAAGGTCGACGCGTTCAGGCCGTGCTCGGCGGCCGACACCCAGTAGGCGTCCAGCGCCCGGACGTGCGCCGGGTCGGGCTCGCCGCGCCAGCGGATGAGGAACCGCTCGGTGATCGAGTGGGCCTCGTCGACGCGGGTCTGCGGGACGGCGGGCTGGCCGATGCCGCGCGCCGACTGCGCGACGTAGGACAGCGCCATCACCGAGGCGCGGGCCAGCTGCTCACGGGCCTCTTCGTCGGTGATGTCGAGCAGCGGGCGGTAGCCCCAGATGGGCGCGAGCATGGCCAGCGCGGCCTGGACGTCGACCCGGACGTCGCCGGTGTGCACCGGCAGCGGGAACGGCTCGGCGGGCGGGAGGCCGTGGCCGAACCGGCCGTCCACGAGGAGGCCCCATACGTCACCGAAGGTCACCTTGCCGGCGAGGTCCTCGATGTCGACGCCGCGGTAGCGCAGCGCACCGCCGTCCCGGTCGGGTTCGGCGATCTCGGTGTGGAAGGCGACGACGCCCTCCAGACCCGGTCGGAAGCCGTCGTCGGGTTGGCCGGACGGCTGTGGCTTGCTGATCGTGGAGGTAGTCACTGTTTCGCGGAACCTTTCGGTGCGCTTTTTTCCCCGTCTTGGTGGTGGTGCTCGCGCGGACGGAATAGCGCACGGAAAGCGCGCACCATCGCACGGATGGATAGACCTTGCTCCCTAGATCGCCGGGGGGCAATCGAAAGATGCGGTGGTTTCGGTCACGATTACGAGAACGATTCAGTCACCGAGGCCGTCCGGCAGGAGAATCTCCGCCACGCAGTGTGACGAAGCCCAGGTTAAAGGTATGTTTCCGAACCAGGCGGAGCCGTCGTCCGGGTGATAGACCTGAGCGATGCACCTCAGCCCGCAGGAGCGCGACAAGCTGCTCGTCCACGTGGCGGCCGACGTCGCGCGGAAGCGGCTGGACCGCGGCGTCCGGCTGAACTACCCCGAGGCGGTCGCGCTGATCACCGACCACGTCCTCGAAGGGGCCCGCGACGGGCGCACGGTGAGTGAACTGGTCGCGAGCGGCCGGAGCGTGCTCTCGCGTGCGCAGGTGCTCGACGGCGTGCCGGAGATGGTCGACTCCGTTCAGGTCGAGGCCACCTTCCCGGACGGCACGAAGCTCGTCACCGTGCACGACCCGATCGTCTGAGAGGACCTCGATGCGTCCAGGCGAGATCATCCCCGGTGCCGAGCCGGTGGAACTGAACCCGGGCCGCGCCCGCGTCCGGCTGCTCGTGCGCAACCTCGGCGACCGGCCGGTGCAGGTCGGCTCGCACTACCACTTCGCCGCGGTCAACCCCGGCCTCGAGTTCGACCGGGACGCCGCCCGCGGCCACCGGCTCGACGTCCCGGCCGGCACGTCGGTGCGGTTCGAGCCGGGCGTCGAACGCGAAGTCGATCTTGTTCCGCTCGCCGGGGCCCGCCGCGTACCGGGCCTGCGATCCGAATTCTCCGGAGAGTTCTGAAATGCCGCAGATCGACCGCGAGCGCTACGCCGAGCTGTTCGGCCCGACCACCGGCGACCGGATCCGGCTCGCCGACACCGACCTGCTGATCGAGGTCACCGAGGACCGCTCGATGGGCCCCGGCGGCTCGGGCGACGAGGTGCTCTTCGGCGGCGGCAAGGTCATCCGCGAGTCGATGGGCCAGGGCATGGCGACCCGCGCCGAGGGTGCGCCCGACCTGATCATCACCGGCGCGGTGATCCTCGACCACTGGGGTGTGATCAAGGCCGACATCGGCGTGCGCGACGGCCGGATCGTCGGGATCGGCAAGGCGGGCAACCCGGACACGATGGACGGCGTCGACCCGGCCCTGGTCATCGGGCCGTCGACGGAAGTCCTGGCCGGCAACGGCAAGATCCTCACCGCCGGCGGCATCGACTGCCACGTCCACTTCATCTGCCCGCAGCTCGTCGACACGGCGCTGGCCGCGGGGCTGACCACCTTGGTCGGCGGCGGCACCGGCCCCAACGAGGGCACGAAGGCCACGACCGTCACGCCCGGCGCGTGGAACCTCGGCCGGATGCTGTCCGCCATGGACGGTTATCCGGTCAACGTCCTGTTGCTGGGCAAGGGGAACACCGTCCGGCACGAGGCCCTGCGCGAACAGCTCGCGGCCGGCGCGGGCGGCTTCAAGCTGCACGAGGACTGGGGCACGACCCCGGCCGCCATCGACGCCTGCCTGACCGTGGCCGACGAGTCCGGCGTCCAGGTCGCGATCCACACGGACACCCTGAACGAGGCGGGCTTCCTGGAGTCCACTGTGGACGCCATCGGCGGCCGCTCGATCAACGCGTACCACACCGAGGGCGCCGGCGGCGGGCACGCGCCGGACATCATCGAGGTCGTCTCGCTGCCGAACGTCCTGCCGTCGTCGACCAACCCGACCCGGCCGCACACGGCGAACACCCTCGACGAGCACCTCGACATGCTGGTGGTCTGCCACCATCTCAACCCGTCGGTGCCCGAGGACCTCGCCTTCGCCGAGAGCCGGATCCGGCCGTCGACGATCGCCGCCGAGGACGTGCTGCACGACCTGGGCGCCATCTCGATGATGAGCTCGGACTCGCAGGCGATGGGCCGGATCGGCGAGGTGATCATCCGGACGTGGCAGACCGCGCACGTGATGAAACGCCGCCGCGGCGCGCTGCCCGGCGACGGCGCGGCCGACAACCTTCGCGCGCGCCGCTATGTCGCCAAGTACACGATCAACCCGGCCATCGCGCACGGCATGGAGACCGAGATCGGCTCGGTCGAGGTCGGCAAGCTCGCCGACCTCGTGCTGTGGGAGCCGAAGTTCTTCGGCGTCCGCCCGCACGTGGTCCTCAAGGGCGGCTTTCCGGCGTGGGCGGCCATGGGCGACGCGAACGCGTCCATCCCGACGCCGCAGCCGGTCATGGCGCGGCCGATGTTCGGCGCGAACATCGGGGCCGCGCTGAGCCTGCACTTCGTCGCACCGTCTGCTTTGGACAGTGGCCTGCGGGAGACGTTCGGCATCACGCGGCCGCTCGTCGCGGTGGCGAACACCCGCGCGCGGACCAAGGCGGACATGGTGCTCAACGACGCCACGCCGGACGTCCGCGTCGAGCCGGACAGCTTCGCGGTGCACGTCGACGGCGAGCTCGTCGAACCGCAGCCGGTGACGGAACTGCCCATGGCCCAACGGTACTTCCTCTTCTGATGGACCTCTCGGCGCTGATCCTCGCGGACTCCCGCTTCCCCGGTGGCGGGCACGTCCACAGTGGAGGGCTGGAGGAGGTCGTCTCCCGCCGGCTCGTGACGGCTGTGCGCGATCTCCCGGGATTCCTTTCCGGACGGTTGCGGACGGCGGGCGCGCTGGCCGCGGTCTTCGCCGCCGCGTCGGCACATGCGGCGGCCCGTTCTGTCGCAAGTGGACACTGGGCGCTGGTGGATGCCGAGCTGGACGCGCGGACGCCGTCGCTCGCGCAGCGTGAGGCGTCGCGAGCGCAGGGCCGGGGGACCGCGCGGGCCGGGCGGATCGCCTGGCCGTCTCCCGTGCTGGACGCGTTGCTGGCGGAGACTCCACGGCCGCATCACCCGGTGGTGCTGGGCGCGCTGGTCGGCGTCGCGGGCGGTTCGCCGTACGACGCCGCGATGGCCGTCGCCTACCTGGCGGTGAGCGGGCCGGCGAGCGCCGCGGTGCGGCTGCTGGGGCTGGACCCCTTTGCCGTCAACGCGGTCGTGGCCCGGCTGGATCTCGAATCCGTCTGTTCGGAAGCGGCGGCGGTGGCCGGGGACGACCCGGCGTCGCTGCCGTCGCCGGGCTCGCCCGCGTTGGATCTGTTCGCCGAGGCGCACGCCCGGCACCACCAGGAAGAGGTGCGTCTCTTTGCCAGCTGAGCACGGTCACGGACATTTCCACGAGGTCAACTTCGACCCGACGGCCGCCGAGCCCGACCACTACGACGCGGCGCCGACCGCGG
This genomic window from Amycolatopsis mongoliensis contains:
- a CDS encoding urease subunit gamma, which translates into the protein MHLSPQERDKLLVHVAADVARKRLDRGVRLNYPEAVALITDHVLEGARDGRTVSELVASGRSVLSRAQVLDGVPEMVDSVQVEATFPDGTKLVTVHDPIV
- a CDS encoding urease accessory protein UreF, producing MDLSALILADSRFPGGGHVHSGGLEEVVSRRLVTAVRDLPGFLSGRLRTAGALAAVFAAASAHAAARSVASGHWALVDAELDARTPSLAQREASRAQGRGTARAGRIAWPSPVLDALLAETPRPHHPVVLGALVGVAGGSPYDAAMAVAYLAVSGPASAAVRLLGLDPFAVNAVVARLDLESVCSEAAAVAGDDPASLPSPGSPALDLFAEAHARHHQEEVRLFAS
- a CDS encoding SDR family oxidoreductase, whose translation is MTASDGVRLSVRIEGREDGPTVVLVHGYPDNSSMWAGVVAELRASHRVVTYDVRGSGQSDKPAGRASYRLDQLADDLRAVVDEVKPHGKVHLVAHDWGSIQTWHAVTGDGLRGRIASYTSISGPSLDHAGAWFRAQLTRPTPKRLKNALSQFLHSWYILAFQVPLVPQLLWRTGLLGAQIQRMEPDAAKPDKSDGIHGLELYRANMFTRLSRPVPRTADVPVQVLAPTGDAYVTTPLQTEIARWVPDLRVRPIVGTHWVTRAKPKVVAGAAAELIEYVETGVESRALKKSRVGTGRFEHKLVVVTGAGSGIGRATALAFAAEGADVVITDIDPAAAAETLKLLEEHGIAEYTVDSSDGAAVHRFAEDVRKNHGVPDIVVNNAGIGMSGPFLDTSVEDWERVIDVNLWGVIHGCRAFAPMLAERAEGGQIVNLASAAAYLPSKILTAYATTKSAVLTLSVCLRAELAEHHIGVTAVCPGIVKTNITNTTRFVGVSEEEQRRRQKESSKLYARRGFGPEGVAKDILRAVEKDIAIAPSTPEAKAALVLSRLTPGLLRQAAKLDLTP
- a CDS encoding TetR/AcrR family transcriptional regulator; its protein translation is MSPQARRDDLIRAALDLFGSRAPELVTVDDIVARAEVSRPLFYRYFSSLRELQVEALRTVTDGLIDGLAGLEEGPPETRLCAAVRGLIDVADHYRAGYIALLRSGSVIATSETDAAIDEVRNRAVALILDALGVEDPSPLLSLTLRCWTAVVEGALLSWLQERSVARESLDTWLVDQLTAMLGATAAHEVAPKP
- a CDS encoding citrate synthase 2: MTTSTISKPQPSGQPDDGFRPGLEGVVAFHTEIAEPDRDGGALRYRGVDIEDLAGKVTFGDVWGLLVDGRFGHGLPPAEPFPLPVHTGDVRVDVQAALAMLAPIWGYRPLLDITDEEAREQLARASVMALSYVAQSARGIGQPAVPQTRVDEAHSITERFLIRWRGEPDPAHVRALDAYWVSAAEHGLNASTFTARVIASTGADVAAAMSGAIGAMSGPLHGGAPARVLPMIEEVERTGDPVGLVKGILDRKERLMGFGHRVYRAEDPRARVLRRTCQELGAARYEAAAALEQAALAELRERRPDHPIETNVEFWAAVILDFAQVPPHMMPAMFSSARTAGWAAHILEQKRTGRLVRPSAKYVGPAPRTPEDVEGWELVTKH
- a CDS encoding urease subunit alpha; its protein translation is MPQIDRERYAELFGPTTGDRIRLADTDLLIEVTEDRSMGPGGSGDEVLFGGGKVIRESMGQGMATRAEGAPDLIITGAVILDHWGVIKADIGVRDGRIVGIGKAGNPDTMDGVDPALVIGPSTEVLAGNGKILTAGGIDCHVHFICPQLVDTALAAGLTTLVGGGTGPNEGTKATTVTPGAWNLGRMLSAMDGYPVNVLLLGKGNTVRHEALREQLAAGAGGFKLHEDWGTTPAAIDACLTVADESGVQVAIHTDTLNEAGFLESTVDAIGGRSINAYHTEGAGGGHAPDIIEVVSLPNVLPSSTNPTRPHTANTLDEHLDMLVVCHHLNPSVPEDLAFAESRIRPSTIAAEDVLHDLGAISMMSSDSQAMGRIGEVIIRTWQTAHVMKRRRGALPGDGAADNLRARRYVAKYTINPAIAHGMETEIGSVEVGKLADLVLWEPKFFGVRPHVVLKGGFPAWAAMGDANASIPTPQPVMARPMFGANIGAALSLHFVAPSALDSGLRETFGITRPLVAVANTRARTKADMVLNDATPDVRVEPDSFAVHVDGELVEPQPVTELPMAQRYFLF
- a CDS encoding urease subunit beta encodes the protein MRPGEIIPGAEPVELNPGRARVRLLVRNLGDRPVQVGSHYHFAAVNPGLEFDRDAARGHRLDVPAGTSVRFEPGVEREVDLVPLAGARRVPGLRSEFSGEF